In a single window of the Nicotiana tomentosiformis chromosome 10, ASM39032v3, whole genome shotgun sequence genome:
- the LOC104115549 gene encoding glycine-rich cell wall structural protein 1.0-like, with amino-acid sequence MPGGKGGGGGGGKGGGGGGGGAGKGEGGRSAKGGGGGGGSAKGSGGGSSGGGGAMKAPGGGGEYISRAGFESNPQGYFSGFHSGEKGK; translated from the coding sequence ATGCCAGGTGGTAAAGGAGGCGGAGGGGGTGGTGGCAAAGGcggaggtggtggtggtggtggagcTGGTAAAGGTGAAGGGGGAAGAAGTGCTAAAGGAGGCGGCGGTGGTGGTGGCTCTGCCAAAGGGAGTGGTGGCGGCAGCAGCGGTGGTGGTGGGGCAATGAAAGCTCCCGGTGGCGGAGGAGAATACATTTCGAGGGCTGGTTTTGAGAGTAACCCACAGGGTTACTTCTCAGGTTTCCACTCTGGAGAAAAGGGCAAATGA